Proteins encoded within one genomic window of Ammonifex degensii KC4:
- the pheT gene encoding phenylalanine--tRNA ligase subunit beta: MRVPLSWLREFVPVDLDEPQALAERLTAVGVAVDTVEPFGMGIEGVVTARLLEVSPHPNADRLRICQADTGSEVYEVVTGADNVFPGAVVPLALVGARLANGQVIKKARFRGVTSNGMLCSEEELGLEERSAGIMILPPDTPIGEDIRKLLGLPDWVLNLDLTPNRGDCLSIFGVAREVASIYGVELKEPPVLEKGEAGEEEIEVEIEAPELCGRYLARLFKEVKIGPSPLWMQTRLRAAGMRPINNVVDVTNYVMLELGQPLHAFDYTTIRGKRIVVRRARPGEELVLLDGSLLRLGPENLVIADAERAVALAGIMGGRDTEIKDDTTTVLLEAARFDPLNIRRTAKSFGLRTEASLRFERGVDIEGVRRAADRTAYLVEKIGAGRALSLVVDRYVAKRLYRTILVRPEKVEAILGTSFPYREVADKLRRLGFQLEESEEGWRVYVPSFRHDVALEEDMVEEIARVYGYDRIPTTLPEGETTPGKQPAERAFVRRLKSLLTGFGLSEVITYSFINPRDLQRLGVELEALKLRNPLSEEQAVLRTTLLPGLVGVLARNAAHRVKGLSVFEVGRVFLPGSNTLPDERLMLGLAAMGTSPRHWLTPSPIPYDFFYLKGVVEALCRALGIKGVSFVPLDSHPALHPGRAARLEVGGQELGFLGELHPRLQEDYDLPARAVVAELAVAALFAQAKPPAFRPLPRYPGVARDLSFVVRQEIPVAVVEAKIREAAGKLLKELELFDVYVGPHLPPGTRSLAFGLFFQAEDRTLTEEEVNERVEKIVRRLREDLGAELRG; this comes from the coding sequence GTGCGGGTACCTTTAAGCTGGCTTAGGGAGTTTGTCCCCGTGGACTTGGACGAGCCCCAGGCCTTGGCCGAGCGGCTAACGGCGGTGGGAGTTGCGGTGGACACGGTGGAGCCCTTCGGGATGGGCATTGAAGGGGTGGTTACTGCCCGGCTGTTGGAGGTCTCCCCCCATCCCAATGCCGACCGCCTGCGGATCTGTCAGGCCGACACCGGCAGCGAGGTTTACGAGGTCGTAACCGGGGCGGACAACGTTTTTCCGGGGGCGGTGGTGCCCCTGGCGCTGGTGGGAGCGCGGCTGGCCAACGGCCAAGTGATAAAAAAGGCCCGTTTCCGCGGGGTGACCTCCAACGGCATGCTCTGCTCGGAAGAGGAGCTGGGCCTGGAAGAGCGCTCGGCGGGGATCATGATCCTCCCACCGGACACCCCCATAGGGGAGGACATACGTAAGCTTTTGGGGTTGCCGGACTGGGTGCTGAACCTCGACCTCACCCCCAACCGGGGAGACTGCCTTTCTATTTTCGGGGTAGCCCGGGAAGTGGCCTCCATCTACGGCGTGGAGCTGAAGGAGCCGCCAGTACTCGAGAAGGGAGAGGCGGGAGAAGAGGAGATAGAGGTGGAGATCGAGGCGCCGGAGCTCTGCGGCCGCTACCTGGCCCGCCTCTTCAAGGAAGTGAAGATAGGGCCTTCTCCTTTATGGATGCAGACGCGCCTGCGGGCGGCCGGCATGCGCCCCATAAACAACGTGGTGGACGTAACCAACTACGTGATGCTGGAGTTGGGGCAGCCCTTGCACGCTTTCGACTACACCACCATCAGGGGCAAGCGTATCGTCGTGCGCCGGGCCCGGCCGGGAGAGGAACTCGTGCTGCTTGACGGCTCGCTTCTGCGGCTGGGGCCGGAAAACCTGGTTATAGCCGACGCTGAGCGGGCAGTGGCCCTGGCCGGTATCATGGGCGGCCGGGATACGGAGATCAAAGACGACACCACCACCGTACTTCTGGAAGCGGCTCGTTTTGACCCCCTGAACATAAGGCGCACGGCCAAGAGCTTCGGCCTGCGCACCGAAGCCTCACTGCGCTTCGAGCGGGGGGTGGATATAGAAGGAGTGCGGCGGGCGGCCGACCGCACTGCCTACCTGGTGGAGAAGATAGGAGCGGGGCGGGCGCTTTCTCTGGTGGTGGATCGGTACGTGGCTAAGCGCCTTTACCGGACGATCCTGGTCCGGCCGGAGAAAGTAGAGGCCATCCTGGGGACTTCCTTCCCCTACCGGGAGGTGGCCGACAAGCTCAGGCGCTTAGGCTTCCAGTTGGAGGAGTCGGAGGAGGGCTGGCGGGTCTATGTTCCCTCCTTCCGGCACGACGTGGCGCTGGAGGAGGACATGGTGGAGGAAATAGCCCGGGTGTACGGCTACGACCGGATACCCACCACTTTGCCGGAAGGAGAGACCACGCCGGGGAAACAGCCGGCGGAGCGAGCGTTCGTGCGCCGCTTGAAGTCTTTGCTCACGGGCTTCGGTCTGAGTGAGGTCATCACCTACAGTTTCATTAATCCCCGGGACCTCCAGCGGCTGGGGGTAGAATTGGAAGCTTTAAAGCTCCGTAACCCCTTGAGCGAAGAACAAGCGGTTCTGCGTACCACCCTTCTGCCTGGTCTTGTGGGGGTGCTGGCCCGCAACGCGGCCCACCGTGTGAAGGGCCTGAGCGTTTTCGAGGTAGGCCGGGTGTTCCTGCCGGGCAGCAATACCCTGCCAGATGAGAGGCTGATGCTGGGCCTAGCGGCCATGGGCACTTCCCCCCGCCACTGGTTAACTCCCTCGCCCATCCCCTACGACTTCTTCTACCTCAAAGGGGTGGTGGAAGCCCTATGCCGGGCTCTGGGAATAAAAGGAGTTTCCTTCGTTCCCCTTGACTCCCACCCGGCTCTGCATCCGGGACGGGCGGCCCGGCTGGAGGTGGGGGGCCAGGAGCTGGGCTTCCTGGGGGAGTTGCATCCACGCCTGCAGGAAGATTATGATCTTCCCGCCCGGGCGGTGGTGGCCGAGCTGGCGGTGGCGGCGCTTTTCGCCCAGGCCAAGCCTCCTGCTTTCCGACCCCTGCCCCGCTACCCTGGAGTGGCGCGCGACCTGTCCTTCGTGGTTCGGCAGGAGATCCCGGTAGCGGTGGTGGAGGCTAAGATAAGGGAGGCGGCGGGGAAGTTACTCAAGGAACTCGAGCTTTTCGACGTTTACGTGGGGCCGCACCTTCCTCCCGGTACCCGCAGCCTGGCCTTCGGCCTCTTTTTCCAGGCGGAGGACCGCACCCTCACCGAGGAAGAGGTTAACGAGCGGGTAGAAAAGATAGTAAGGCGCTTGCGGGAGGATCTAGGGGCCGAGTTACGGGGGTAA
- a CDS encoding cell division protein ZapA, translated as MSEKNRVEVEIAGEPYVLVSEEPVEHVQKVAQLVHEKIREMRRRNPRLPLNRAVVLAALNIANEYLKLKESYDSLVRMIEKEGGQ; from the coding sequence ATGAGCGAGAAAAACCGCGTAGAAGTGGAGATTGCCGGCGAGCCTTATGTCCTGGTGAGCGAAGAGCCGGTAGAGCATGTCCAGAAGGTGGCGCAGTTGGTGCACGAGAAAATAAGAGAGATGCGGCGCCGCAACCCCCGTTTGCCCCTTAACCGGGCAGTGGTCTTGGCCGCCCTCAACATAGCCAACGAATATTTGAAGCTGAAAGAGAGTTACGATAGTCTCGTGCGGATGATTGAGAAAGAAGGGGGGCAGTAA